The following coding sequences are from one Cottoperca gobio unplaced genomic scaffold, fCotGob3.1 fCotGob3_296arrow_ctg1, whole genome shotgun sequence window:
- the LOC115005382 gene encoding olfactory receptor 6N2-like: protein MDDELNVTYITLGGYVEIGKYRYLYFSIMFIVYIMTICFNFTIMYLIWKHKNLHEPMYIFIAALLLNSIVYTTAMYPKMLNDFLSDKQIISYSACLFQFFLYYSLSASDFFLLSAMSYDRYVSICKPLQYPTIMRRTTVSVILALSWLLPACQVAVSAILILNTKFCNSTLNSIFCNNSIYNLFCVSSKALSLYDVYALFSMALFPLLFILFTYTRILIISYRSGRNVRRKAAQTCLPHLIVLFCFSSLCAYDVIIIQLGSDLHFIMTLQAFLYYPLFNPVIYGLKMKEISKHLKRLFCQAKVS from the coding sequence ATGGATgatgaattaaatgtaacatataTAACTCTTGGTGGGTATGTGGAAATAGGCAAATACaggtatttgtatttttctattatgtttattgtatatattatgaCAATCTGCTTTAATTTCACCATTATGTACCTTATTTGGAAACACAAGAACCTCCATGAGCCGATGTACATTTTCATTGCAGCATTGCTTCTGAACTCTATTGTTTACACCACTGCTATGTACCCAAAGATGTTAAATGACTTTTTATCCGACAAACAGATCATATCATATTCAGCTTGTCtctttcaattttttttatattattcctTAAGTGCTTCAGATTTCTTCCTGTTGTCAGCCATGTCCTATGACAGATATGTGTCTATATGTAAACCTCTGCAATATCCAACTATCATGAGAAGAACCACAGTGAGTGTTATTCTGGCTCTCTCTTGGCTGCTGCCTGCTTGTCAGGTTGCAGTTTCAGCAATACTAATTCTTAATACAAAATTCTGTAATTCAACTTTGAATTCAATTTTTTGTAACAATTCAATTTACAATCTCTTCTGTGTGAGTTCAAAAGCGCTATCTTTATATGATGTGTATGCTCTGTTCAGTATGGCACTTTTCCCTTTGCTCTTCATACTTTTTACATACACCAGAATACTTATAATATCTTATCGAAGTGGGAGAAATGTCAGAAGAAAAGCTGCACAGACTTGTTTACCCCACCTGATAGTTTTATTTTGCTTCTCCTCTTTGTGTGCATATGATGTCATTATAATACAACTGGGATCTGATTTACATTTCATAATGACATTACAAGCGTTTTTGTATTATCCGCTTTTTAATCCAGTTATATATGGACTAAAGATGAAAGAAATCTCTAAACACCTGAAAAGATTGTTCTGTCAA